One Pseudorhodoplanes sinuspersici DNA segment encodes these proteins:
- the ureG gene encoding urease accessory protein UreG: protein MSKNPNGPLRVGVGGPVGSGKTALMDALCKKLRDKYEIAAITNDIYTKWDAEYLVRSGALAPERIAGVETGGCPHTAIREDASINLAAVADMRVKFPELDLVLIESGGDNLAATFSPELADLTIYVIDVAAGDKIPSKGGPGITRSDLLVINKIDLAPYVGASLEVMDRDAKKMRNTRPFVFANMHEGKGVDEIAKFIEEKGGLGH, encoded by the coding sequence ATGAGCAAGAACCCAAACGGTCCGTTGCGTGTTGGTGTCGGCGGTCCGGTCGGCTCCGGCAAGACTGCGCTGATGGACGCGCTGTGTAAAAAGCTGCGCGATAAATACGAGATCGCTGCGATTACCAACGACATCTACACGAAATGGGACGCCGAATATCTCGTTCGTTCCGGTGCACTGGCGCCCGAACGCATCGCCGGCGTCGAGACGGGCGGTTGTCCGCACACGGCCATTCGCGAAGATGCCTCGATCAATCTGGCTGCGGTCGCCGACATGCGCGTAAAGTTTCCGGAGCTTGATCTCGTGCTGATCGAATCCGGCGGCGATAATCTCGCGGCGACGTTCTCCCCAGAACTCGCCGATCTCACCATTTACGTGATCGACGTCGCCGCCGGCGACAAGATCCCGTCAAAGGGCGGTCCCGGCATCACCCGTTCTGATCTTCTGGTCATCAATAAGATTGATCTCGCGCCTTATGTCGGGGCATCGCTCGAGGTGATGGACCGCGACGCCAAGAAGATGCGCAACACCCGGCCGTTCGTGTTTGCCAATATGCACGAGGGCAAGGGGGTGGACGAAATCGCCAAGTTCATCGAGGAGAAGGGTGGGCTGGGGCACTAA
- a CDS encoding PaaX family transcriptional regulator C-terminal domain-containing protein, whose product MVTLYGDAIVPRGGSLWIGSLIEIMALFGIDAGHVRTAVSRLSSDGWLSSTKRGRASYYRLSHVGEDEFLQATQRIYSSIPVRHGALRVALIGPAVTDAAALRTRLKAAGFAPVSPAIHVGLGSPPSELRAAGLFVLTPEEKDQRDLAGAAWRLDEIAQGYRDFIAQFSPLAVLLDRQALKDDEALVARTLLIHAFRRVVLRDPALPADLLPQDWSGEAARALAGRIYAAVVAPSERFLDAHGQNEEGPLPPPDARFHKRFSS is encoded by the coding sequence ATCGTCACCCTCTACGGCGACGCCATCGTACCGCGCGGTGGATCGCTATGGATCGGTTCGCTGATAGAGATCATGGCGCTGTTCGGGATCGACGCCGGACATGTGCGCACGGCGGTATCGCGATTGTCGTCGGATGGCTGGCTGTCAAGCACCAAGCGTGGCCGCGCCAGCTATTACCGCCTGTCGCATGTTGGCGAGGACGAATTCCTGCAAGCCACGCAGCGCATCTATTCGTCCATTCCTGTCAGGCACGGCGCATTGCGCGTGGCCTTGATCGGTCCGGCCGTGACCGATGCCGCAGCCTTGCGAACCAGATTGAAAGCAGCCGGTTTTGCGCCGGTGTCGCCGGCCATCCATGTCGGTCTTGGAAGTCCGCCATCGGAATTGCGGGCGGCAGGTCTGTTCGTCCTGACGCCGGAGGAGAAGGACCAGCGCGATCTTGCCGGAGCGGCATGGCGGCTGGACGAGATAGCGCAGGGCTATCGCGACTTCATCGCGCAGTTCTCACCTTTGGCGGTCCTGCTCGACAGGCAGGCGCTGAAGGACGACGAAGCATTGGTTGCGCGCACGCTGCTGATCCACGCCTTCCGTCGTGTCGTGTTGCGCGATCCCGCCTTGCCGGCCGATCTGTTGCCGCAGGACTGGAGCGGCGAGGCCGCGCGGGCGCTTGCCGGTCGCATCTATGCGGCCGTCGTCGCCCCGTCGGAGCGCTTTCTCGACGCGCATGGGCAGAACGAAGAAGGGCCTTTGCCGCCGCCAGACGCCCGTTTTCACAAGAGATTTTCAAGCTGA
- the paaA gene encoding 1,2-phenylacetyl-CoA epoxidase subunit PaaA, with protein sequence MYTQSLNTREAHAAEDPVREARFQARVDAEEKIEPNDWMPEGYRKTLVRQIAQHAHSEIVGMHPEGNWITRAPSLKRKAALLAKVQDEGGHGAYLYAAAETLGVSREELVEQLLNGKQKYSSIFNYPTLSWADMGIIGWLVDGAAIMNQIPLCRCSYGPYARAMIRICKEESFHQRQGYEIMVTLCRDGTPEQKAMAQEALNRWWWPVLMMFGPSDKDSQHTDKSMRWKIKRFTNDELRQKFVDATVPQGHYLGLTFPDADLKLNEETGHWEFGEIDWAEFKRVIAGDGPCNRQRMKQRKDATENGVWVREAALAYAEKRKARRDAAMRIAAE encoded by the coding sequence ATGTACACGCAATCGCTGAACACGCGCGAAGCGCATGCTGCCGAAGATCCTGTCCGCGAAGCACGCTTTCAGGCCCGTGTCGACGCCGAAGAAAAAATCGAGCCGAACGACTGGATGCCCGAAGGCTATCGCAAGACACTCGTGCGGCAGATTGCGCAACACGCGCATTCCGAAATCGTCGGCATGCATCCGGAAGGAAACTGGATCACCCGTGCGCCGTCATTGAAGCGTAAGGCCGCTCTGCTGGCCAAGGTGCAGGACGAGGGCGGTCATGGCGCGTATCTTTATGCGGCCGCCGAAACGCTTGGCGTTTCGCGCGAAGAACTTGTCGAACAACTCCTCAACGGCAAGCAGAAATATTCCTCGATCTTCAATTATCCGACGCTGAGCTGGGCGGACATGGGCATCATCGGCTGGCTGGTCGATGGCGCGGCGATCATGAACCAGATTCCGTTGTGCCGTTGCTCCTATGGTCCTTATGCGCGGGCGATGATCCGCATCTGCAAGGAAGAGAGTTTCCATCAGCGTCAGGGCTACGAGATCATGGTGACGCTGTGCCGTGACGGCACGCCCGAGCAGAAGGCGATGGCGCAGGAAGCGCTGAACCGCTGGTGGTGGCCGGTGCTGATGATGTTCGGGCCGTCGGACAAGGATTCGCAGCACACCGACAAATCGATGCGTTGGAAGATCAAACGCTTCACTAATGACGAGCTGCGGCAGAAATTCGTCGATGCCACGGTGCCGCAGGGGCACTATCTCGGGTTGACCTTCCCGGACGCCGATTTGAAGCTCAACGAGGAGACCGGGCACTGGGAGTTCGGCGAGATCGACTGGGCCGAATTCAAGCGCGTCATTGCCGGGGATGGCCCCTGCAATCGACAGCGCATGAAACAGCGCAAGGATGCCACCGAAAATGGCGTCTGGGTGCGCGAAGCGGCGCTGGCCTATGCGGAAAAGCGCAAGGCGCGGCGTGATGCAGCGATGCGCATTGCAGCGGAGTGA
- the paaB gene encoding 1,2-phenylacetyl-CoA epoxidase subunit PaaB, whose translation MTEKNIPLWEVFIRSRTGLAHRHVGSVHAADAEMALQNARDVYTRRGEGLSIWVVPSSAITASDPVDKDTLFEPTASKIYRHPTFYEVPDEVGHM comes from the coding sequence ATGACCGAAAAGAATATCCCGCTCTGGGAAGTGTTCATCCGCAGCCGTACCGGGCTCGCGCATCGTCATGTCGGCTCCGTGCATGCCGCCGATGCCGAAATGGCCTTGCAGAATGCGCGCGATGTCTACACGCGGCGCGGCGAGGGGCTGTCGATCTGGGTAGTGCCGTCGTCTGCGATCACGGCGTCTGATCCCGTCGACAAGGATACGCTGTTCGAGCCGACCGCGTCGAAAATCTACCGACATCCGACCTTCTACGAAGTGCCGGATGAGGTTGGCCATATGTGA